The DNA segment TTAAGCACGGATTAACGTATTGTCTTGTTCTGCCAGTAACTCTTTCAAAAGCGCTTCTAATTTTTCGGGCGTCATATGCCCTTGTACCACTTTATCGACCGCGATATTGGGGCCATTCGGGCAATTGGCTAAACAACGAAAAGGTTCCAATCGAACTTTTTTATTTTCATCACACTGATAAAAATCCACGCCCAATACGCGTTTGGCCGTTTCTGCCAGCGCTATGCCGCCCCTCGTGCAACAGTTATCGGC comes from the Pseudomonadales bacterium genome and includes:
- a CDS encoding NAD(P)H-dependent oxidoreductase subunit E — translated: MTAPAVSVLDRAAEIIAAFVPDQDLVDLLTQLQDQLGFIPPQTIPLIADATGSERPAIYKAIDLSPSFTLQPPGKHLLYICNADNCCTRGGIALAETAKRVLGVDFYQCDENKKVRLEPFRCLANCPNGPNIAVDKVVQGHMTPEKLEALLKELLAEQDNTLIRA